The Eublepharis macularius isolate TG4126 chromosome 3, MPM_Emac_v1.0, whole genome shotgun sequence genome has a window encoding:
- the TSC22D1 gene encoding TSC22 domain family protein 1 isoform X3 — MQQQQQQQQPDSAAAEAGPRKMAHPALLPRAGGGGGGGLEDPPAPGLGPPGAQLKKKSGFQITSVTPAQISASLSSNNSVAEDTESYDDLDESHTEDLSSSELLDASLSRATDLGAPERSSSEETLSNFQEADSPGALSPNQPRPPPHLNGAPLPTPPPPARAPPPPPPPRAPAKPPAGNGPAAAAAAPPPPAAATAAASRFRVVKLDSTSEPFKKGRWTCTEFYDKESPAPGPDGAALHKALEALRQAPPEAAAAAASERESTSGSSVSSGLSTLSHYTESVGSGEGGAQQAEFGGPGPQPLLAPAGLPQSASQPQLHHEAGYPPHKAGAPPPASSAGVALLPPAVSVVGGPPHPAIPAVGAPQKQPPYTQPAPALPQAHQLTYGPGQAQQFPVQMAPGHVKAANLNSLPGPDYVQHQQVFQAPAPSVQPSPVMAGTGAPVPAAQAPSMQSSGPAHLPVAPAQPVACVQTPMPAAGAGIPMMSAAQQGPVPPVVQQPLVANQMTSSVMPPNVAPSQAVPPVPTGVIPPGSQAGMSSLPQPLVIAPQTTLLPAQPLLQAGEPLAPGVAGQQVPAVSPGPAVGPVPLSGPSAANVPPPPGSLAPSKNIAPSSGAQNENVVQKVLQSSLTSTSISLSVPQNLPPLNCAQFSVQALAQSSASRGEEARRSTEPLLVGLESSAGVPSALLDGSGSMASSLFPLKALPLTAQLMDGEDEG; from the coding sequence atgcagcagcagcagcagcagcagcagcctgactCAGCGGCGGCCGAGGCCGGGCCCAGGAAGATGGCGCACCCGGCGCTGCTCCcgcgggcgggcggcggcggcggcggcggcctggAGGACCCCCCGGCGCCGGGCCTGGGCCCGCCGGGCGCGCAGCTGAAGAAGAAGAGCGGCTTCCAGATCACCAGCGTGACGCCGGCGCAGATCTCGGCCAGCCTGAGCTCCAACAACAGCGTGGCGGAGGACACGGAGAGCTACGACGACCTGGACGAGTCGCACACCGAGGACCTCTCCTCCTCCGAACTGCTCGACGCCTCCCTCTCGCGCGCCACCGACCTGGGCGCGCCCGAGCGCAGCTCCTCCGAGGAGACCCTCAGCAACTTCCAGGAGGCCGACTCGCCCGGCGCGCTCTCGCCCAACCAGCCGCGCCCGCCGCCCCACCTCAACGGCGCGCCCCTCCCGACCCCGCCGCCCCCCGCCcgcgccccgccgccgccgccgccgccgcgcgcccccGCCAAGCCGCCCGCTGGCAacgggcccgccgccgccgccgccgccccccctccgcccgccgccgccaccgccgccgcctcccGCTTCCGCGTGGTCAAGCTGGACTCCACCTCGGAGCCCTTCAAGAAGGGCCGCTGGACCTGCACCGAGTTCTACGACAAGGAGAGCCCGGCGCCGGGGCCCGACGGGGCGGCCCTCCACAAGGCCCTGGAGGCGCTGCGCCAGGCCCCGCCggaggccgccgccgccgccgcctcggaACGGGAGAGCACCAGCGGCAGCTCGGTCAGCAGCGGCCTGAGCACCCTGAGCCACTACACGGAAAGCGTGGGCAGCGGCGAGGGGGGCGCGCAGCAGGCCGAGTTCGGCGGGCCCGGCCCCCAGCCCCTGCTCGCCCCTGCCGGCCTGCCCCAGAgtgcctctcagccccagctgcaccACGAGGCCGGCTACCCTCCGCACAAGGCGGGAGCCCCGCCGCCCGCCTCCTCCGCCGGCGTGGCCCTCCTGCCCCCCGCAGTGAGTGTGGTCGGGGGCCCTCCGCACCCTGCCATCCCAGCAGTGGGGGCCCCGCAGAAGCAGCCGCCCTATACCCAGCCTGCGCCAGCCCTGCCACAAGCGCACCAGCTGACCTATGGACCAGGGCAGGCCCAGCAGTTTCCTGTACAGATGGCCCCTGGGCATGTTAAAGCTGCAAATCTGAACTCCCTCCCTGGGCCAGATTACGTGCAGCATCAGCAGGTGTTTCAGGCTCCAGCCCCTTCTGTACAACCCAGCCCTGTCATGGCAGGAACAGGAGCCCCCGTGCCGGCTGCTCAAGCACCGAGCATGCAGTCTTCTGGCCCAGCACACCTGCCGGTGGCCCCCGCTCAACCTGTTGCATGTGTCCAAACCCCAATGCCGGCGGCAGGAGCTGGCATTCCAATGATGAGTGCTGCACAACAAGGCCCCGTGCCTCCTGTAGTGCAGCAGCCCCTTGTTGCCAATCAGATGACCTCATCAGTGATGCCCCCTAACGTTGCCCCTTCCCAGGCAGTGCCACCTGTTCCCACAGGGGTGATTCCACCAGGGTCGCAAGCCGGCATGTCCAGCCTTCCGCAGCCACTAGTTATTGCTCCACAGACGACTCTGTTACCAGCCCAGCCACTGTTGCAAGCTGGAGAACCCCTGGCCCCAGGCGTGGCTGGGCAGCAGGTGCCTGCCGTTAGTCCTGGGCCTGCTGTCGGTCCTGTGCCCCTTTCAGGCCCCTCTGCTGCAAACgtgccccctcctcctggcagcttggCACCCTCAAAGAACATAGCACCATCTTCAGGTGCACAGAATGAGAACGTGGTTCAAAAGGTTCTCCAGTCTTCGTTGACATCCACTAGCATCAGTTTATCCGTACCCCAAAATCTACCGCCGCTGAACTGTGCCCAGTTCTCTGTACAAGCCCTCGCTCAGTCGTCAGCCAGCCGAGGCGAAGAAGCCAGGCGCTCCACAGAGCCTCTTTTGGTAGGCCTGGAAAGCAGTGCCGGAGTCCCCTCGGCTCTTTTGGATGGGTCTGGCAGCATGGCATCCTCTCTCTTCCCCTTGAAGGCCCTTCCACTGACTGCACAGCTCATGGATGGTGAGGATGAAGG
- the TSC22D1 gene encoding TSC22 domain family protein 1 isoform X2, whose protein sequence is MQQQQQQQQPDSAAAEAGPRKMAHPALLPRAGGGGGGGLEDPPAPGLGPPGAQLKKKSGFQITSVTPAQISASLSSNNSVAEDTESYDDLDESHTEDLSSSELLDASLSRATDLGAPERSSSEETLSNFQEADSPGALSPNQPRPPPHLNGAPLPTPPPPARAPPPPPPPRAPAKPPAGNGPAAAAAAPPPPAAATAAASRFRVVKLDSTSEPFKKGRWTCTEFYDKESPAPGPDGAALHKALEALRQAPPEAAAAAASERESTSGSSVSSGLSTLSHYTESVGSGEGGAQQAEFGGPGPQPLLAPAGLPQSASQPQLHHEAGYPPHKAGAPPPASSAGVALLPPAVSVVGGPPHPAIPAVGAPQKQPPYTQPAPALPQAHQLTYGPGQAQQFPVQMAPGHVKAANLNSLPGPDYVQHQQVFQAPAPSVQPSPVMAGTGAPVPAAQAPSMQSSGPAHLPVAPAQPVACVQTPMPAAGAGIPMMSAAQQGPVPPVVQQPLVANQMTSSVMPPNVAPSQAVPPVPTGVIPPGSQAGMSSLPQPLVIAPQTTLLPAQPLLQAGEPLAPGVAGQQVPAVSPGPAVGPVPLSGPSAANVPPPPGSLAPSKNIAPSSGAQNENVVQKVLQSSLTSTSISLSVPQNLPPLNCAQFSVQALAQSSASRGEEARRSTEPLLVGLESSAGVPSALLDGSGSMASSLFPLKALPLTAQLMDAPPPPASSPSTTRSSRPWTW, encoded by the coding sequence atgcagcagcagcagcagcagcagcagcctgactCAGCGGCGGCCGAGGCCGGGCCCAGGAAGATGGCGCACCCGGCGCTGCTCCcgcgggcgggcggcggcggcggcggcggcctggAGGACCCCCCGGCGCCGGGCCTGGGCCCGCCGGGCGCGCAGCTGAAGAAGAAGAGCGGCTTCCAGATCACCAGCGTGACGCCGGCGCAGATCTCGGCCAGCCTGAGCTCCAACAACAGCGTGGCGGAGGACACGGAGAGCTACGACGACCTGGACGAGTCGCACACCGAGGACCTCTCCTCCTCCGAACTGCTCGACGCCTCCCTCTCGCGCGCCACCGACCTGGGCGCGCCCGAGCGCAGCTCCTCCGAGGAGACCCTCAGCAACTTCCAGGAGGCCGACTCGCCCGGCGCGCTCTCGCCCAACCAGCCGCGCCCGCCGCCCCACCTCAACGGCGCGCCCCTCCCGACCCCGCCGCCCCCCGCCcgcgccccgccgccgccgccgccgccgcgcgcccccGCCAAGCCGCCCGCTGGCAacgggcccgccgccgccgccgccgccccccctccgcccgccgccgccaccgccgccgcctcccGCTTCCGCGTGGTCAAGCTGGACTCCACCTCGGAGCCCTTCAAGAAGGGCCGCTGGACCTGCACCGAGTTCTACGACAAGGAGAGCCCGGCGCCGGGGCCCGACGGGGCGGCCCTCCACAAGGCCCTGGAGGCGCTGCGCCAGGCCCCGCCggaggccgccgccgccgccgcctcggaACGGGAGAGCACCAGCGGCAGCTCGGTCAGCAGCGGCCTGAGCACCCTGAGCCACTACACGGAAAGCGTGGGCAGCGGCGAGGGGGGCGCGCAGCAGGCCGAGTTCGGCGGGCCCGGCCCCCAGCCCCTGCTCGCCCCTGCCGGCCTGCCCCAGAgtgcctctcagccccagctgcaccACGAGGCCGGCTACCCTCCGCACAAGGCGGGAGCCCCGCCGCCCGCCTCCTCCGCCGGCGTGGCCCTCCTGCCCCCCGCAGTGAGTGTGGTCGGGGGCCCTCCGCACCCTGCCATCCCAGCAGTGGGGGCCCCGCAGAAGCAGCCGCCCTATACCCAGCCTGCGCCAGCCCTGCCACAAGCGCACCAGCTGACCTATGGACCAGGGCAGGCCCAGCAGTTTCCTGTACAGATGGCCCCTGGGCATGTTAAAGCTGCAAATCTGAACTCCCTCCCTGGGCCAGATTACGTGCAGCATCAGCAGGTGTTTCAGGCTCCAGCCCCTTCTGTACAACCCAGCCCTGTCATGGCAGGAACAGGAGCCCCCGTGCCGGCTGCTCAAGCACCGAGCATGCAGTCTTCTGGCCCAGCACACCTGCCGGTGGCCCCCGCTCAACCTGTTGCATGTGTCCAAACCCCAATGCCGGCGGCAGGAGCTGGCATTCCAATGATGAGTGCTGCACAACAAGGCCCCGTGCCTCCTGTAGTGCAGCAGCCCCTTGTTGCCAATCAGATGACCTCATCAGTGATGCCCCCTAACGTTGCCCCTTCCCAGGCAGTGCCACCTGTTCCCACAGGGGTGATTCCACCAGGGTCGCAAGCCGGCATGTCCAGCCTTCCGCAGCCACTAGTTATTGCTCCACAGACGACTCTGTTACCAGCCCAGCCACTGTTGCAAGCTGGAGAACCCCTGGCCCCAGGCGTGGCTGGGCAGCAGGTGCCTGCCGTTAGTCCTGGGCCTGCTGTCGGTCCTGTGCCCCTTTCAGGCCCCTCTGCTGCAAACgtgccccctcctcctggcagcttggCACCCTCAAAGAACATAGCACCATCTTCAGGTGCACAGAATGAGAACGTGGTTCAAAAGGTTCTCCAGTCTTCGTTGACATCCACTAGCATCAGTTTATCCGTACCCCAAAATCTACCGCCGCTGAACTGTGCCCAGTTCTCTGTACAAGCCCTCGCTCAGTCGTCAGCCAGCCGAGGCGAAGAAGCCAGGCGCTCCACAGAGCCTCTTTTGGTAGGCCTGGAAAGCAGTGCCGGAGTCCCCTCGGCTCTTTTGGATGGGTCTGGCAGCATGGCATCCTCTCTCTTCCCCTTGAAGGCCCTTCCACTGACTGCACAGCTCATGGATG